In Mucilaginibacter celer, one DNA window encodes the following:
- a CDS encoding HisA/HisF-related TIM barrel protein, which translates to MYIIPAIDILNKKVVRLREGDYGQVTEYDVTLEEMIERYQSNGTNFIHIIDLNGAKNDFSNQQYLFDVIRKTDMKVQYGGGIRSIEKVKELIDAGVHRVIVGTQALTNPNFLPELSKEICGKEKCSDQVVVAIDVLDEVIKYSGWMESSPIKLMDYVDKCLALGFFRFLCTDIGKDGKLGGAGIELYEKLLDHSPFIKLIASGGVSSMGDIEKLNRLKVESVVVGKAIYENRISIEDVKHWNLDALISI; encoded by the coding sequence ATGTACATTATTCCTGCTATCGACATTTTGAACAAGAAGGTAGTCCGCCTTCGTGAAGGCGACTATGGACAGGTAACCGAATACGACGTTACCCTTGAAGAAATGATTGAGCGCTACCAAAGCAACGGCACCAATTTCATTCATATTATTGATTTGAACGGTGCTAAAAACGATTTCAGCAATCAGCAATACCTGTTTGATGTGATCCGCAAAACCGATATGAAGGTGCAATACGGCGGCGGTATCCGCAGCATCGAAAAGGTAAAAGAATTGATCGATGCCGGTGTTCACCGCGTTATTGTAGGTACGCAAGCCCTCACCAACCCTAACTTCCTGCCCGAACTAAGCAAAGAAATTTGCGGAAAAGAAAAATGCTCCGACCAGGTAGTAGTAGCTATCGACGTGCTTGACGAGGTGATCAAATACTCAGGCTGGATGGAAAGCTCGCCAATTAAACTGATGGATTACGTTGATAAATGCCTTGCTTTAGGCTTTTTCCGTTTCCTGTGTACCGATATCGGTAAAGACGGCAAATTAGGCGGCGCTGGTATCGAACTGTATGAAAAACTGCTTGATCATTCGCCGTTTATTAAGCTAATCGCTTCGGGCGGTGTAAGCTCAATGGGTGATATTGAAAAACTGAACCGTTTGAAAGTGGAGTCGGTAGTAGTTGGAAAAGCCATCTATGAGAATCGTATCAGCATTGAAGATGTGAAGCATTGGAATTTGGATGCTTTAATATCTATCTAA